One region of Eupeodes corollae chromosome 1, idEupCoro1.1, whole genome shotgun sequence genomic DNA includes:
- the LOC129940479 gene encoding arrestin domain-containing protein 17-like isoform X2 translates to MKCFEFGFALKIIGFARTKWTEHSNINGKSKSNSQNQMTTYSGREDYLASTTYLLGSKDSENVEIQPGIHNFTFACVLPAQCPSSFEGKYGHIRYLVKVVLIRPWKFDQTYSRGFTVLKLMNLNYDSPVLRVPAVQETFKTYFCGPCTSQPIKLKVFLPQTGFVPGQDIIATVTVTNESTLKVIDLKISFVMLVTLFSQQPKMNSHLERFNLAKIKGGSVNSKTSRTLSHLIRVPATPPTCFNSCRLIKISYELEVEAKLQKIHHNPLITIPITIGNVPMVDVVNYQPLPSLNNFQINPSSRTEDIDIFEEQVSTISSGNSQPVIDFDDLQISPPSYEEAVYMTRADCNEDDNNALGKSEFLPRYPVYSCSELCSISETEPFSNNEPHKSTWL, encoded by the exons gATTCGCTCTAAAAATAATTGGCTTTGCTCGTACAAAATGGACCGAACACTCTAACATTAatggaaaatcaaaatcaaattctCAAAATCAAATGACCACCTACAGTGGCAGAGAAGACTATTTGGCGTCTACAACTTACCTTTTAGGATCCAAGGATA gtgaaaatgttgaaatacaGCCTGGAATTCACAATTTTACATTTGCATGTGTTCTCCCTGCACAGTGCCCGTCATCGTTTGAAGGAAAATACGGTCACATACGTTACTTGGTAAAAGTTGTACTCATACGCCCATGGAAGTTTGATCAAACGTATTCACGCGGCTTTACTGTTCTTaaattaatgaacttaaacTATGACTCACCAGTTCTCAGG GTTCCTGCTGTTCAAGAGACCTTTAAAACATATTTCTGTGGACCCTGCACAAGTCAGCCTATAAAGTTGAAAGTCTTCCTGCCACAAACTGGATTTGTTCCTGGTCAAGATATAATTGCCACCGTCACTGTAACAAATGAAAGTACGCTTAAAGTGATAGATTTGAAGATATCTTTTGTGATGCTTGTAACTTTGTTCAGTCAGCAACCGAAAATGAATTCGCATTTAGAAAGATTTAATTTGGCTAAAATAAAAGGAGGATCTGTAAACTCTAAGACTTCTCGAACTCTTAGTCATCTTATTCGCGTTCCAGCAACACCCCCAACGTGCTTCAATTCGTGTCgtctaattaaaatttcatatgaATTAGAAGTTGAAGCAAAACTCCAAAAAATTCATCATAATCCTCTCATTACCATTCCGATTACAATTGGAAACGTTCCGATGGTTGATGTGGTTAATTATCAGCCATTACCGAGTCTAAACAATTTCCAGATAAATCCTTCATCGAGAACTGAAGACATCGATATATTTGAAGAGCAAGTATCTACAATTTCATCGGGGAACTCACAACCTGTAATCGATTTTGATGATCTTCAAATTT CACCGCCATCATATGAAGAAGCTGTATACATGACTCGAGCAGATTGTAATGAAGATGATAACAATGCCCTGGGGAAGAGTGAATTTCTTCCAAGGTATCCGGTTTATTCTTGTTCAGAACTCTGTTCAATATCTGAAACTGAACCTTTTTCAAATAACGAACCTCATAAGAGTACTTGGCTGTGA
- the LOC129940479 gene encoding arrestin domain-containing protein 17-like isoform X1, which yields MVVTCEINFDQNSHGTYFAGQTISGCVILNTDKTKTIQGFALKIIGFARTKWTEHSNINGKSKSNSQNQMTTYSGREDYLASTTYLLGSKDSENVEIQPGIHNFTFACVLPAQCPSSFEGKYGHIRYLVKVVLIRPWKFDQTYSRGFTVLKLMNLNYDSPVLRVPAVQETFKTYFCGPCTSQPIKLKVFLPQTGFVPGQDIIATVTVTNESTLKVIDLKISFVMLVTLFSQQPKMNSHLERFNLAKIKGGSVNSKTSRTLSHLIRVPATPPTCFNSCRLIKISYELEVEAKLQKIHHNPLITIPITIGNVPMVDVVNYQPLPSLNNFQINPSSRTEDIDIFEEQVSTISSGNSQPVIDFDDLQISPPSYEEAVYMTRADCNEDDNNALGKSEFLPRYPVYSCSELCSISETEPFSNNEPHKSTWL from the exons gATTCGCTCTAAAAATAATTGGCTTTGCTCGTACAAAATGGACCGAACACTCTAACATTAatggaaaatcaaaatcaaattctCAAAATCAAATGACCACCTACAGTGGCAGAGAAGACTATTTGGCGTCTACAACTTACCTTTTAGGATCCAAGGATA gtgaaaatgttgaaatacaGCCTGGAATTCACAATTTTACATTTGCATGTGTTCTCCCTGCACAGTGCCCGTCATCGTTTGAAGGAAAATACGGTCACATACGTTACTTGGTAAAAGTTGTACTCATACGCCCATGGAAGTTTGATCAAACGTATTCACGCGGCTTTACTGTTCTTaaattaatgaacttaaacTATGACTCACCAGTTCTCAGG GTTCCTGCTGTTCAAGAGACCTTTAAAACATATTTCTGTGGACCCTGCACAAGTCAGCCTATAAAGTTGAAAGTCTTCCTGCCACAAACTGGATTTGTTCCTGGTCAAGATATAATTGCCACCGTCACTGTAACAAATGAAAGTACGCTTAAAGTGATAGATTTGAAGATATCTTTTGTGATGCTTGTAACTTTGTTCAGTCAGCAACCGAAAATGAATTCGCATTTAGAAAGATTTAATTTGGCTAAAATAAAAGGAGGATCTGTAAACTCTAAGACTTCTCGAACTCTTAGTCATCTTATTCGCGTTCCAGCAACACCCCCAACGTGCTTCAATTCGTGTCgtctaattaaaatttcatatgaATTAGAAGTTGAAGCAAAACTCCAAAAAATTCATCATAATCCTCTCATTACCATTCCGATTACAATTGGAAACGTTCCGATGGTTGATGTGGTTAATTATCAGCCATTACCGAGTCTAAACAATTTCCAGATAAATCCTTCATCGAGAACTGAAGACATCGATATATTTGAAGAGCAAGTATCTACAATTTCATCGGGGAACTCACAACCTGTAATCGATTTTGATGATCTTCAAATTT CACCGCCATCATATGAAGAAGCTGTATACATGACTCGAGCAGATTGTAATGAAGATGATAACAATGCCCTGGGGAAGAGTGAATTTCTTCCAAGGTATCCGGTTTATTCTTGTTCAGAACTCTGTTCAATATCTGAAACTGAACCTTTTTCAAATAACGAACCTCATAAGAGTACTTGGCTGTGA